A stretch of Rhododendron vialii isolate Sample 1 chromosome 4a, ASM3025357v1 DNA encodes these proteins:
- the LOC131324843 gene encoding uncharacterized protein LOC131324843 isoform X3: MFASDIMQHMMSILGSHPCTWSPRVREQRFSKVPCFWYYNPDFYFKESVFLQCPCIATGSKRSTRIHQPIFSSTMDDGADPADSDDSNEGSSEDETEAVNSEVLRENLERIVGKDDSAFSGLDLATLIRNKYGRSYDVQLIKKEFMGRNLLAMNVMWKYMEQKSFPLTEEEYLLRLDDVANTLKCWGAVSHIRNSLATSKERPRIGKAVSIFIDMDETGGRANEWIYK, encoded by the exons ATGTTCGCTTCAG ATATCATGCAGCATATGATGAGTATCCTTGGAAGTCATCCTTGCACCTGGTCCCCACGAGTTCGTGAGCAAAGATTTAGTAAAGTTCCATGTTTTTGGTATTACAATCCAGACTTTTATTTTAAGGAATCAGTTTTTCTTCAATGTCCATGCATTGCAACCGGTTCTAAGCGAAGTACTAGGATTCATCAGCCTATTTTCTCAAGTACCATGGACGATGGGGCGGACCCAGCTGACTCTGATGACTCTAATGAAGGGTCCTCCGAAGATGAAACTGAAGCG GTGAACAGTGAAGTGCTTCGAGAAAATCTTGAAAGAATTGTTGGTAAAGATGACTCTGCCTTTAGTGGATTAGATCTGGCAACTCTTATTAGGAACAAGTATGGGAGGTCTTATGATGTTCAACTGATAAAGAAG GAGTTCATGGGAAGAAATCTCCTTGCTATGAATGTCATGTGGAAGTACATGGAGCAG AAATCCTTTCCACTGACTGAGGAAGAGTATCTACTGAGGCTTGATGATGTGGCAAACACTTTGAAATGTTGGGGAGCTGTCTCACATATTCGGAATAGCCTAGCAACATCAAAAGAGCGACCTCGGATAGGGAAG GCAGTCAGCATTTTTATCGACATGGATGAGACTGGAGGCCGTGCAAATGAATGGATTTACAAATAG
- the LOC131324843 gene encoding uncharacterized protein LOC131324843 isoform X2: protein MRAHPLCDLDVDSLVKASSVSLFLDEMHMMSILGSHPCTWSPRVREQRFSKVPCFWYYNPDFYFKESVFLQCPCIATGSKRSTRIHQPIFSSTMDDGADPADSDDSNEGSSEDETEAVNSEVLRENLERIVGKDDSAFSGLDLATLIRNKYGRSYDVQLIKKEFMGRNLLAMNVMWKYMEQKSFPLTEEEYLLRLDDVANTLKCWGAVSHIRNSLATSKERPRIGKAVSIFIDMDETGGRANEWIYK from the exons ATGCGCGCACATCCCTTATGTGACTTAGATGTTGACTCTCTCGTGAAAGCGTCGAGTGTCTCTCTTTTCCTGGACGAGATG CATATGATGAGTATCCTTGGAAGTCATCCTTGCACCTGGTCCCCACGAGTTCGTGAGCAAAGATTTAGTAAAGTTCCATGTTTTTGGTATTACAATCCAGACTTTTATTTTAAGGAATCAGTTTTTCTTCAATGTCCATGCATTGCAACCGGTTCTAAGCGAAGTACTAGGATTCATCAGCCTATTTTCTCAAGTACCATGGACGATGGGGCGGACCCAGCTGACTCTGATGACTCTAATGAAGGGTCCTCCGAAGATGAAACTGAAGCG GTGAACAGTGAAGTGCTTCGAGAAAATCTTGAAAGAATTGTTGGTAAAGATGACTCTGCCTTTAGTGGATTAGATCTGGCAACTCTTATTAGGAACAAGTATGGGAGGTCTTATGATGTTCAACTGATAAAGAAG GAGTTCATGGGAAGAAATCTCCTTGCTATGAATGTCATGTGGAAGTACATGGAGCAG AAATCCTTTCCACTGACTGAGGAAGAGTATCTACTGAGGCTTGATGATGTGGCAAACACTTTGAAATGTTGGGGAGCTGTCTCACATATTCGGAATAGCCTAGCAACATCAAAAGAGCGACCTCGGATAGGGAAG GCAGTCAGCATTTTTATCGACATGGATGAGACTGGAGGCCGTGCAAATGAATGGATTTACAAATAG
- the LOC131324843 gene encoding uncharacterized protein LOC131324843 isoform X1, with amino-acid sequence MFASDIMQHMMSILGSHPCTWSPRVREQRFSKVPCFWYYNPDFYFKESVFLQCPCIATGSKRSTRIHQPIFSSTMDDGADPADSDDSNEGSSEDETEAVNSEVLRENLERIVGKDDSAFSGLDLATLIRNKYGRSYDVQLIKKEFMGRNLLAMNVMWKYMEQKSFPLTEEEYLLRLDDVANTLKCWGAVSHIRNSLATSKERPRIGKVSLACRCRNCICSSSMSSDRKHGTRENVENQTVLGLYFDENHI; translated from the exons ATGTTCGCTTCAG ATATCATGCAGCATATGATGAGTATCCTTGGAAGTCATCCTTGCACCTGGTCCCCACGAGTTCGTGAGCAAAGATTTAGTAAAGTTCCATGTTTTTGGTATTACAATCCAGACTTTTATTTTAAGGAATCAGTTTTTCTTCAATGTCCATGCATTGCAACCGGTTCTAAGCGAAGTACTAGGATTCATCAGCCTATTTTCTCAAGTACCATGGACGATGGGGCGGACCCAGCTGACTCTGATGACTCTAATGAAGGGTCCTCCGAAGATGAAACTGAAGCG GTGAACAGTGAAGTGCTTCGAGAAAATCTTGAAAGAATTGTTGGTAAAGATGACTCTGCCTTTAGTGGATTAGATCTGGCAACTCTTATTAGGAACAAGTATGGGAGGTCTTATGATGTTCAACTGATAAAGAAG GAGTTCATGGGAAGAAATCTCCTTGCTATGAATGTCATGTGGAAGTACATGGAGCAG AAATCCTTTCCACTGACTGAGGAAGAGTATCTACTGAGGCTTGATGATGTGGCAAACACTTTGAAATGTTGGGGAGCTGTCTCACATATTCGGAATAGCCTAGCAACATCAAAAGAGCGACCTCGGATAGGGAAGGTAAGCTTAGCATGTAGGTGTCGCAACTGCATCTGTTCAAGTTCAATGTCTTCAGATAGAAAACATGGGACAAGGGAAAATGTAGAGAATCAGACAGTTTTGGGCCTGTACTTTGACGAAAACCATATTTAG
- the LOC131324844 gene encoding uncharacterized protein At2g02148 isoform X2 has product MGARVPVVQQYNLRSAADSYIGGSSLHDLNSTVVDGCPGEMDGLGEVDRDVVTEEEEDDGLDNVEESSAVDCIHEPYRNSLPLHSVGVEGDRSTLENNCSSRDPYDVLTTEDVAPIENARAKFLDIIVDHFISSHIIEAPDSEGDYTPQSAQDKLSKRKLREIHYEGDARFVLPLMYVANMYETLVNEANIRLSSVNVFRGKTIGVALEASGGLYRKVNKKFPRKGTCVFKRRELATSFETRSRFPELVIQEEKRVRFVVVNGLSIIEKPTSMHIEDAEWFKRLTGRHEVAVSARDYKFYNPRHKYRRAASNSLPCIPGLPAFAGTDNSSPMATGQGYRSVNDPQNQQQTPSKHQLEPLLHHTQFHPMHHNHQHPGQQNQHAAQFSHNHQCGAPSHLPGIAHVQQSATIPQHMACLQPLSGGHVGGRLHLLPTSPAKFCDECGAPYLRETSKFCSECGVKRLGT; this is encoded by the exons ATGGGGGCTAGGGTACCGGTAGTGCAGCAGTACAATCTCAGATCGGCTGCCGATTCGTACATCGGAGGCAGCTCTCTGCACGACCTCAACAGCACTGTCGTCGACGGTTGCCCCGGGGAGATGGACGGCCTCGGGGAGGTCGATCGGGACGTCGTCActgaggaggaggaagatgatgGCTTGGACAATGTCGAGGAATCGAGTGCTGTT GACTGCATTCATGAACCGTACAGGAATTCCTTACCGCTTCACAGTGTAGGAGTGGAGGGGGATCGCTCCACCCTAGAAAACAATTGTTCTTCAAGGGATCCCTATGATGTTTTAACGACTGAAG ATGTTGCACCGATTGAAAATGCAAGAGCAAAATTTTTGGACATAATCGTGGATCACTTTATTAGTTCACACATAATTGAAGCACCAGATTCTGAGGGTGATTATACGCCTCAGTCTGCTCAAGATAAGTTAAGCAAGAGGAAACTAAGAGAGATCCATTATGAAGGGGACGCAAGGTTTGTTTTGCCCTTGATGTATGTCGCAAATATGTATGAGACATTGGTAAATGAAGCGAACATAAGGCTTTCTTCTGTGAATGTCTTTCGTGGAAAGACCATTGGGGTGGCCCTTGAAGCATCTGGTGGTTTGTACAGAAAGGTTAATAAGAAATTCCCCAGAAAAG GAACTTGCGTATTTAAAAGAAGAGAATTGGCTACTTCATTTGAAACAAGATCAAGATTTCCAGAATTAGTAATTCAAGAGGAGAAGCGGGTTCGTTTTGTAGTTGTCAATGGTTTATCTATCATTGAGAAACCTACTAGCATGCACATTGAAGACGCTGAGTG GTTCAAGCGGTTGACGGGGCGGCATGAAGTGGCTGTCTCTGCCCGAGACTATAAGTTTTACAATCCGAGACACAAGTATAGGCGTGCAGCATCAAACTCCTTGCCATGTATTCCCGGTTTGCCT GCTTTTGCTGGCACAGATAATTCTTCTCCAATGGCTACAGGGCAAGGTTATCGCTCTGTCAATGAC CCACAAAATCAGCAGCAAACTCCATCAAAGCATCAGCTAGAACCACTTTTGCATCATACCCAGTTCCATCCTATGCACCACAACCATCAACATCCTGGCCAGCAAAATCAACATGCAGCTCAGTTTTCTCACAACCATCAGTGTGGAGCACCTTCACACTTACCTGGAATTGCCCATGTGCAGCAGTCTGCAACCATTCCCCAGCACATGGCTTGCTTACAACCACTCTCAGGAGGCCATGTGGGAGGGCGCTTGCATTTATTG CCAACGAGTCCCGCTAAGTTTTGTGATGAATGTGGAGCACCATATTTGAGGGAGACCTCTAAATTCTGCTCAGAGTGTGGTGTTAAGAGGTTAGGAACCTGA
- the LOC131324844 gene encoding uncharacterized protein At2g02148 isoform X1 — protein MGARVPVVQQYNLRSAADSYIGGSSLHDLNSTVVDGCPGEMDGLGEVDRDVVTEEEEDDGLDNVEESSAVDCIHEPYRNSLPLHSVGVEGDRSTLENNCSSRDPYDVLTTEANNDPDVAPIENARAKFLDIIVDHFISSHIIEAPDSEGDYTPQSAQDKLSKRKLREIHYEGDARFVLPLMYVANMYETLVNEANIRLSSVNVFRGKTIGVALEASGGLYRKVNKKFPRKGTCVFKRRELATSFETRSRFPELVIQEEKRVRFVVVNGLSIIEKPTSMHIEDAEWFKRLTGRHEVAVSARDYKFYNPRHKYRRAASNSLPCIPGLPAFAGTDNSSPMATGQGYRSVNDPQNQQQTPSKHQLEPLLHHTQFHPMHHNHQHPGQQNQHAAQFSHNHQCGAPSHLPGIAHVQQSATIPQHMACLQPLSGGHVGGRLHLLPTSPAKFCDECGAPYLRETSKFCSECGVKRLGT, from the exons ATGGGGGCTAGGGTACCGGTAGTGCAGCAGTACAATCTCAGATCGGCTGCCGATTCGTACATCGGAGGCAGCTCTCTGCACGACCTCAACAGCACTGTCGTCGACGGTTGCCCCGGGGAGATGGACGGCCTCGGGGAGGTCGATCGGGACGTCGTCActgaggaggaggaagatgatgGCTTGGACAATGTCGAGGAATCGAGTGCTGTT GACTGCATTCATGAACCGTACAGGAATTCCTTACCGCTTCACAGTGTAGGAGTGGAGGGGGATCGCTCCACCCTAGAAAACAATTGTTCTTCAAGGGATCCCTATGATGTTTTAACGACTGAAG CTAACAATGACCCAGATGTTGCACCGATTGAAAATGCAAGAGCAAAATTTTTGGACATAATCGTGGATCACTTTATTAGTTCACACATAATTGAAGCACCAGATTCTGAGGGTGATTATACGCCTCAGTCTGCTCAAGATAAGTTAAGCAAGAGGAAACTAAGAGAGATCCATTATGAAGGGGACGCAAGGTTTGTTTTGCCCTTGATGTATGTCGCAAATATGTATGAGACATTGGTAAATGAAGCGAACATAAGGCTTTCTTCTGTGAATGTCTTTCGTGGAAAGACCATTGGGGTGGCCCTTGAAGCATCTGGTGGTTTGTACAGAAAGGTTAATAAGAAATTCCCCAGAAAAG GAACTTGCGTATTTAAAAGAAGAGAATTGGCTACTTCATTTGAAACAAGATCAAGATTTCCAGAATTAGTAATTCAAGAGGAGAAGCGGGTTCGTTTTGTAGTTGTCAATGGTTTATCTATCATTGAGAAACCTACTAGCATGCACATTGAAGACGCTGAGTG GTTCAAGCGGTTGACGGGGCGGCATGAAGTGGCTGTCTCTGCCCGAGACTATAAGTTTTACAATCCGAGACACAAGTATAGGCGTGCAGCATCAAACTCCTTGCCATGTATTCCCGGTTTGCCT GCTTTTGCTGGCACAGATAATTCTTCTCCAATGGCTACAGGGCAAGGTTATCGCTCTGTCAATGAC CCACAAAATCAGCAGCAAACTCCATCAAAGCATCAGCTAGAACCACTTTTGCATCATACCCAGTTCCATCCTATGCACCACAACCATCAACATCCTGGCCAGCAAAATCAACATGCAGCTCAGTTTTCTCACAACCATCAGTGTGGAGCACCTTCACACTTACCTGGAATTGCCCATGTGCAGCAGTCTGCAACCATTCCCCAGCACATGGCTTGCTTACAACCACTCTCAGGAGGCCATGTGGGAGGGCGCTTGCATTTATTG CCAACGAGTCCCGCTAAGTTTTGTGATGAATGTGGAGCACCATATTTGAGGGAGACCTCTAAATTCTGCTCAGAGTGTGGTGTTAAGAGGTTAGGAACCTGA
- the LOC131324845 gene encoding pentatricopeptide repeat-containing protein At5g13770, chloroplastic encodes MAIPSSPGWSPASINSAKATHKLLLITFNSPSKFFSLLSLHCGSLRVSTASSNPVGSPVLEDPSNKPIVLPEPDPKIQDFQELDSEGLNGMLCTLFEHPQTEELAYNYYGKAKGKPDFRPEKSTLKHLSRYLGRTKNWDSILSMSEDLIRFQVLPDSLTCCRLVSKCIRFRKFRLVSRLLEIFKNDQEIAVAAFELAMKGYNKLHMYSSTISAYGLLKSAGVGLDPGCYCQAMEAYMKTGDSERVLALFKEFETGSVIDESTPFLGQIYRTLCESLGKSGRAFEALEYFRDLTGKGIAPDHKIYSSLICSFARIREVEEAEELFCEAESMKMLRDPAVFLKLVLMYVEEGVVEKTVEMVSAMKRVKIRVSDCIFCAVVNGFSKKRGLRAAAKVYEDLVSQGCEPGQVTYASIICVYYRLGLYLKAEKVFSEMENKGFDKCVVAYSNMIAMYGKAGKPSEAMRLVAKMKERGCEPNVWIYNTLLDMHAKLSNMRQVEKTWKEMKRRKILPDRISYTTVITAYSKAKDFEACMKYYEEFRFNGGVIDRALAGIMVSIFSKMSRIDKLVMLLQDMKTEGTRLDGRLYRSALNSLRDAGLQVQAKWLQQSFGMT; translated from the coding sequence ATGGCGATACCGAGCTCTCCAGGCTGGTCACCAGCCTCCATCAACAGCGCCAAAGCAACCCACAAGCTGCTGCTCATCACCTTCAACTCACCATCCaaattcttctctctcctctctcttcacTGCGGAAGCTTGAGAGTTTCCACAGCCAGCTCCAACCCTGTTGGCTCCCCCGTTCTGGAAGACCCGTCAAACAAACCAATCGTACTGCCTGAACCAGACCCAAAGATTCAAGATTTCCAGGAGCTTGATTCCGAGGGCTTAAATGGTATGCTTTGCACTTTATTTGAACACCCACAAACAGAGGAGCTGGCGTATAACTACTACGGAAAAGCCAAGGGAAAGCCGGATTTTCGACCCGAGAAATCGACTCTGAAGCATCTGAGCAGGTACTTGGGAAGAACAAAGAACTGGGATTCTATATTGTCGATGTCTGAAGATTTGATAAGATTCCAAGTATTGCCTGACAGTTTGACATGCTGTAGATTGGTTAGTAAGTGCATTAGGTTTAGAAAATTCAGACTGGTAAGTAGACTGTTGGAAATTTTCAAGAATGACCAAGAAATCGCGGTCGCGGCCTTCGAATTGGCCATGAAAGGCTATAACAAGCTCCACATGTACTCCAGCACGATTTCTGCGTACGGTCTTTTGAAATCTGCAGGAGTTGGCCTGGACCCCGGATGCTATTGCCAGGCGATGGAAGCGTATATGAAAACGGGCGACAGCGAGAGAGTTCTTGCCTTGTTTAAAGAATTTGAAACTGGAAGTGTAATTGATGAGTCCACACCATTTTTGGGGCAAATTTACCGGACTCTATGCGAATCGTTGGGGAAATCGGGGCGTGCTTTTGAAGCCCTCGAGTACTTCAGGGACTTGACAGGGAAGGGCATTGCGCCAGACCACAAGATTTACTCTTCGCTGATTTGTTCGTTTGCGAGGATTCGAGAGGTTGAGGAGGCAGAAGAGCTGTTTTGCGAAGCGGAAAGCATGAAAATGTTGAGAGATCCCGCGGTGTTTCTGAAACTCGTTTTGATGTATGTCGAAGAAGGGGTTGTAGAGAAAACTGTGGAAATGGTTTCTGCTATGAAGCGCGTGAAAATCAGAGTCTCCGATTGCATTTTTTGCGCGGTAGTTAATGGTTTTTCGAAGAAGAGAGGGCTTAGAGCTGCTGCAAAAGTTTATGAAGACTTGGTATCGCAGGGTTGTGAACCAGGCCAAGTGACCTACGCTTCAATTATATGTGTCTACTATCGCCTCGGCCTCTATCTAAAAGCCGAAAAAGTATTTTCCGAGATGGAAAACAAGGGATTCGACAAATGTGTTGTGGCATACTCTAACATGATCGCAATGTACGGTAAAGCAGGGAAGCCAAGTGAAGCAATGAGACTGGTAGCGAAGATGAAGGAAAGAGGGTGCGAGCCTAACGTGTGGATTTACAACACCCTCCTGGACATGCACGCGAAGCTGTCGAACATGAGGCAAGTGGAGAAGACTTGGAAGGAgatgaagagaaggaaaattttgCCGGATAGGATCAGTTACACGACTGTCATTACCGCTTACAGCAAGGCAAAAGATTTTGAAGCGTGCATGAAGTACTACGAAGAGTTCAGGTTCAATGGAGGGGTGATTGACAGGGCATTGGCGGGGATCATGGTAAGCATATTCTCTAAGATGAGCCGGATCGATAAGTTGGTGATGCTTTTGCAGGATATGAAGACGGAAGGGACTCGGTTGGATGGGCGCCTTTATCGGTCGGCTCTGAATTCCTTGAGGGATGCTGGGCTCCAGGTTCAAGCAAAATGGTTACAGCAGAGCTTTGGAATGACTTAG